A genomic window from Nicotiana sylvestris chromosome 11, ASM39365v2, whole genome shotgun sequence includes:
- the LOC104226658 gene encoding lysine-specific demethylase JMJ30 translates to MSTSAIDVAGEATGSDDGVLETPFLDAERSNLLQLIAEEGGYAYVSMATLAAAGDIRAAEAAKEMAWEQLHSGPWHSVVPIWRDAYSMACVHLAKLHYASGEITQAIRALDMGLIMGGMTLRDELNLAIKKASKKARSVLFASSENGGEKGESEIKFVSQEINVAEVQQFLPIKSLSCKIVGKRSALSLEVFLRDHYLSGIPVVIRDSMDHWPAKNKWNDMNYLRRVAGFRTVPVEVGKNYLCPEWKQELITFSEFLERIWSNDATSVETTYLAQHQLFDQIQELRQDIVIPDYCFTGGGEIRSLNAWFGPAGTVTPLHHDPHHNILAQVVGKKYVRLYPASLSDELHPHSETMLSNSSQVDLDNIDEKEFPKILDLEFQDCILEEGEMLYIPPKWWHYVRSLTTSFSVSFWWSGAEN, encoded by the exons ATGTCCACGTCAGCCATTGACGTCGCCGGCGAAGCCACCGGTTCCGACGACGGCGTTCTAGAAACTCCGTTTCTCGACGCGGAACGCTCCAATCTCCTTCAGCTGATAGCCGAGGAAGGCGGCTACGCGTACGTTAGCATGGCGACACTCGCAGCCGCCGGAGATATTCGAGCGGCGGAGGCGGCGAAGGAGATGGCATGGGAACAGTTACACTCAGGTCCATGGCATTCGGTTGTGCCTATATGGAGAGATGCGTATTCCATGGCGTGTGTTCACTTGGCGAAACTTCATTATGCTTCCGGTGAGATTACTCAGGCGATTAGAGCACTTGATATGGGCCTTATTATGGGAGGAATGACGCTTAGAGATGAGCTGAACCTCGCAATCAAAAAGGCGTCGAAGAAAGCGCGGAGTGTGCTGTTTGCTTCCTCGGAAAATGGAGGCGAAAAAGGTGAATCCGAGATTAAATTTGTTTCTCAAGAAATTAACGTGGCGGAG GTGCAGCAGTTTTTACCTATTAAGTCACTGTCTTGTAAGATAGTAGGGAAAAGGTCAGCCTTATCGTTGGAGGTATTCCTGAGAGATCATTATTTGTCAGGAATCCCGGTGGTAATCAGAGATTCCATGGATCACTGGCCTGCCAAGAATAAGTGGAACGACATGAATTACCTTAGAAGGGTTGCTGGCTTCCGTACAGTTCCTGTTGAG GTCGGAAAGAACTATTTGTGCCCAGAATGGAAGCAAGAGCTGATcacattctctgaatttcttgaGAGAATCTGGTCCAATGATGCTACCTCTGTGGAAACTACTTACTTAGCTCAGCATCAATTATTTGATCAG ATACAAGAACTACGACAAGATATTGTTATTCCTGATTATTGTTTTACTGGAGGTGGGGAGATCAGGTCGCTtaatgcttggtttggtccagcGGGGACTGTGACGCCTTTGCATCATGATCCTCACCATAATATACTTGCTCAG GTTGTTGGCAAAAAGTATGTACGGCTTTACCCAGCATCACTTTCGGATGAGCTTCACCCACATAGTGAAACCATGCTTAGCAATTCCAGCCAG GTTGATCTAGACAACATTGATGAGAAAGAGTTCCCGAAGATATTAGACCTGGAGTTTCAGGACTGCATTTTAGAGGAAGGTGAGATGCTTTACATCCCCCCTAAATGGTGGCACTACGTCCGCTCTCTCACGACAAGCTTTTCAGTTAGCTTTTGGTGGAGTGGCGCTGAAAATTAG